In one window of Nicotiana tabacum cultivar K326 chromosome 12, ASM71507v2, whole genome shotgun sequence DNA:
- the LOC107774096 gene encoding DUF21 domain-containing protein At1g47330: MAADVACCGTKFSLYILAVIGLVLFAGLMAGLTLGLMSLGLVDLEVLSKSGRPQDRLHASKILPVVKNQHLLLCTLLIGNSLAMESLPIFLDKLVPSWAAILVSVTLILMFGEIIPQAICTRYGLTVGATVAPFVQLLLWLFFPIAYPISKVLDWMLGKGHAALLRRAELKTFMDFHGNEAGKGGDLTHDETTIIAGALELTEKTANDAMTPISKAFSLDLDGTLNLETLNAIMTMGHSRVPVYYRKPTNIIGLILVKNLLAVHPGESVPLRKMMIRKIPRVSENMPLYDILNEFQKGHSHIAVVYKDLNEMKDTPVNDKDADNAASKSNLHDTKTGFHKADDDQVTKKSPPPTPAFKKRHRGCSFCILDLENTPIPEIPPDQEVVGVITMEDVIEELLQEEILDETDEYVNIHNRIKVNMNSSLDFSEQNSTTQLLETL, encoded by the exons ATGGCAGCTGATGTGGCGTGTTGTGGAACGAAATTTTCTCTGTATATTTTAGCAGTgataggattggtgttgtttgcTGGTTTAATGGCAGGTCTTACACTTGGTCTTATGTCTCTTGGACTTGTCGACCTTGAAGTTCTTAGCAAATCTGGCCGTCCCCAAGATCGTCTTCATGCTT CTAAAATACTTCCAGTGGTAAAAAATCAACACCTTTTGCTTTGCACACTCTTGATCGGCAACTCTTTAGCAATGGAG TCTCTTCCTATATTCTTGGACAAGCTTGTACCTTCATGGGCAGCAATACTGGTATCTGTGACATTGATTCTCATGTTCGGAGAG ATAATTCCTCAAGCAATCTGTACTCGCTATGGATTGACAGTTGGAGCCACAGTAGCCCCCTTTGTTCAGCTTCTTCTCTGGTTATTCTTTCCCATTGCTTATCCAATTAGTAAG GTCTTGGATTGGATGTTAGGTAAGGGGCATGCTGCCCTTCTGCGAAGAGCTGAGCTAAAAACATTTATGGATTTCCATGGCAATGAG GCTGGAAAAGGAGGGGATTTGACACATGATGAAACAACAATAATTGCTGGAGCACTTGAGTTGACCGAAAAAACTGCAAACGATGCTATGACTCCAATATCAAAGGCTTTTTCTCTTGATCTGGATGGAACACTTAACTT GGAAACACTAAATGCTATAATGACAATGGGGCATAGTAGAGTTCCTGTTTACTACAGAAAGCCGACAAATATTATTGGACTAATTTTG GTTAAAAATCTTTTGGCAGTTCACCCCGGAGAGTCGGTTCCCCTGAGGAAAATGATGATTAGAAAAATTCCAAG GGTTTCTGAAAACATGCCTCTGTATGACATTCTGAATGAGTTTCAGAAGGGCCATAGCCACATTGCTGTTGTATATAAAGATCTGAACGAGATGAAAGATACGCCAGTAAATGATAAAG ATGCTGATAATGCAGCATCAAAATCTAACTTGCATGATACTAAGACCGGATTTCATAAGGCTGACGATGACCAAGTCACAAAGAAATCTCCTCCCCCTACTCCTGCTTTCAAGAAGAGACACAGAGGTTGCTCATTTTGTATCTTGGATTTGGAAAACACTCCAATCCCTGAGATCCCTCCCGATCAAGAAGTTGTTGGTGTTATTACCATGGAAGATGTTATTGAGGAGCTTCTTCAG GAGGAGATATTGGATGAAACCGACGAATATGTTAACATCCACAACAG GATAAAAGTGAACATGAATTCTTCACTAGACTTTTCGGAGCAGAATTCTACAACTCAGCTGTTAGAGACCCTCTGA
- the LOC107774097 gene encoding uncharacterized protein LOC107774097 isoform X2, with amino-acid sequence MSNQENGSLPDFILPDSLYTQTIREIHSKIEQNWDSLRQSARQTAAGRALWKHVINDPLAELLAGETYLKKLYEKIKKDILNSAREVSGVIIAVRTLWFDKRIEAALNSFDGGGAQVVILGAGMDTRAYRLSCLKDSNIFEVDFPEVLQIKTTILEAAAEATNEQNMMVKSLNRVAADLREKDWLEKLQESGLKLNKNTVWVLEGILYYLSHSNAMEVLKIIANNRAFAHTVLLADFMNKQSTTMSSSNFHFYSDYPDQLLPSLGFSDVKLSQIGDPDAHFGLLHDPLNLFNKLRNLPSGGKLHTICKYN; translated from the exons ATGTCTAATCAAGAAAATGGTAGCTTGCCAGATTTTATACTACCTGATTCTTTGTACACTCAAACCATCAGagaaattcattcaaaaataGAGCAAAATTGGGATTCTTTGAGACAATCGGCACGTCAAACTGCAGCAGGAAGGGCACTATGGAAACATGTGATCAATGATCCATTAGCAGAGTTACTTGCAGGAGAGACATACCTGAAGAAGTTGTATGAGAAGATTAAGAAAGACATCCTCAACAGCGCTAGAGAGGTTTCTGGAGTTATCATTGCTGTTAGGACACTATGGTTTGACAAAAGAATTGAAGCAGCTCTTAATTCCTTTGATGGAGGAGGAGCACAAGTTGTCATTCTTGGAGCAG GTATGGATACAAGGGCATATCGCTTGAGTTGCTTGAAAGACAGTAATATTTTTGAAGTTGATTTTCCCGAAGTTCTGCAAATAAAAACCACTATTTTAGAGGCAGCAGCAGAGGCAACAAACGAGCAAAACATGATGGTAAAATCATTGAACAGAGTGGCAGCTGACCTGAGAGAAAAGGACTGGCTTGAAAAGCTTCAAGAATCAGGCTTAAAGCTAAATAAGAACACAGTGTGGGTATTAGAGGGCATTCTCTACTATCTCTCGCACTCAAATGCAATGGAAGTACTGAAGATTATCGCAAATAACCGTGCCTTTGCTCATACAGTACTCTTAGCTGACTTCATGAACAAGCAATCAACCACAATGTCCAGCTCAAATTTCCATTTCTATAGTGACTATCCTGATCAGTTATTGCCATCACTAGGATTTTCTGATGTTAAACTTTCTCAAATTGGTGACCCAGATGCCCATTTTGGGCTGTTGCATGACCCACTAAATTTGTTCAACAAGTTGCGCAACTTGCCCAG TGGAGGCAAGTTACATACTATTTGCAAATACAATTGA
- the LOC107774097 gene encoding uncharacterized protein LOC107774097 isoform X1: MSNQENGSLPDFILPDSLYTQTIREIHSKIEQNWDSLRQSARQTAAGRALWKHVINDPLAELLAGETYLKKLYEKIKKDILNSAREVSGVIIAVRTLWFDKRIEAALNSFDGGGAQVVILGAGMDTRAYRLSCLKDSNIFEVDFPEVLQIKTTILEAAAEATNEQNMMVKSLNRVAADLREKDWLEKLQESGLKLNKNTVWVLEGILYYLSHSNAMEVLKIIANNRAFAHTVLLADFMNKQSTTMSSSNFHFYSDYPDQLLPSLGFSDVKLSQIGDPDAHFGLLHDPLNLFNKLRNLPRSVQTHPDDGTPCCRLYLLQASGEPPNQTIL; this comes from the exons ATGTCTAATCAAGAAAATGGTAGCTTGCCAGATTTTATACTACCTGATTCTTTGTACACTCAAACCATCAGagaaattcattcaaaaataGAGCAAAATTGGGATTCTTTGAGACAATCGGCACGTCAAACTGCAGCAGGAAGGGCACTATGGAAACATGTGATCAATGATCCATTAGCAGAGTTACTTGCAGGAGAGACATACCTGAAGAAGTTGTATGAGAAGATTAAGAAAGACATCCTCAACAGCGCTAGAGAGGTTTCTGGAGTTATCATTGCTGTTAGGACACTATGGTTTGACAAAAGAATTGAAGCAGCTCTTAATTCCTTTGATGGAGGAGGAGCACAAGTTGTCATTCTTGGAGCAG GTATGGATACAAGGGCATATCGCTTGAGTTGCTTGAAAGACAGTAATATTTTTGAAGTTGATTTTCCCGAAGTTCTGCAAATAAAAACCACTATTTTAGAGGCAGCAGCAGAGGCAACAAACGAGCAAAACATGATGGTAAAATCATTGAACAGAGTGGCAGCTGACCTGAGAGAAAAGGACTGGCTTGAAAAGCTTCAAGAATCAGGCTTAAAGCTAAATAAGAACACAGTGTGGGTATTAGAGGGCATTCTCTACTATCTCTCGCACTCAAATGCAATGGAAGTACTGAAGATTATCGCAAATAACCGTGCCTTTGCTCATACAGTACTCTTAGCTGACTTCATGAACAAGCAATCAACCACAATGTCCAGCTCAAATTTCCATTTCTATAGTGACTATCCTGATCAGTTATTGCCATCACTAGGATTTTCTGATGTTAAACTTTCTCAAATTGGTGACCCAGATGCCCATTTTGGGCTGTTGCATGACCCACTAAATTTGTTCAACAAGTTGCGCAACTTGCCCAGGTCAGTTCAAACCCACCCAGATGATGGAACACCATGTTGTAGGTTGTATTTGCTTCAGGCTTCTGGAGAGCCACCAAATCAAACTATTTTGTGA
- the LOC107774098 gene encoding uncharacterized protein LOC107774098: MTPPSISLIPSSSTTTVSPKPLKPPPVVQPQLPSLETKLFSRRNAVVWLSLIAPLTYPASALSFGISGPKEWLKDQKKKTAKYLLAPIDASRNILGSAYLLLTRTESDFGEKELEEVQSLLRSAARDCVPQERNSFVQFQSNTGVEVCTFRLVVKNASSLLADKDPVKLAAETKLIDLIRSFASLSDMANEIDVQVASNRQKVANALMDTVTCLDKLEQGVKECLEV, from the exons ATGACGCCGCCGAGTATCTCCCTTATCCCGTCCTCCTCCACCACCACAGTCTCTCCGAAACCACTAAAACCGCCGCCGGTTGTACAGCCACAACTGCCGTCGCTCGAAACCAAGCTTTTCAGTCGCAGGAACGCCGTCGTTTGGCTCTCACTCATTGCTCCTCTCACTTATCCTGCCTCCGCTCTCTCCTTCGGCATAT CAGGACCAAAAGAATGGCTAAAAGATCAAAAGAAGAAGACTGCCAAGTACCTTTTGGCTCCAATCGATGCTTCTAGAAACATCCTCGGCTCCGCTTATCTCTTACTCA CGAGAACTGAATCTGATTTTGGTGAAAAAGAACTTGAAGAAGTTCAGAGCTTGTTGAGATCTGCTGCAAGGGATTGTGTACCTCAAGAGAGAAATTCTTTTGTTCAGTTTCAATCAAACACTGGAGTTGAG GTCTGCACTTTCCGGTTGGTTGTGAAAAATGCTTCTTCTTTGCTTGCTGACAAGGACCCGGTAAAGTTAGCAGCTGAGACCAAGCTTATTGATCTCATAAG GTCTTTTGCTTCTCTCAGTGACATGGCAAATGAAATTGATGTGCAAGTTGCTTCTAATAG GCAAAAGGTCGCAAATGCTCTCATGGATACAGTCACTTGTCTGGACAAGCTTGAGCAAGGTGTCAAGGAATGCCTAGAAGTTTGA